The DNA window TGCCTTGTCGTTTCTCAATGACCTCTTCGACAGAAAAATAAGACTGGGGCGACCGTTCAAATTGTGTTTGAAGTGCAAATGCTTCAAATTCTAAGGGGATAGATTCGTATGAAAATCCGTTCTCCGCCCACCCCAGAACATATTGCCTTGCGAACTCGCCGACACCCAACAGACCGTATTGAGCAACATGAACAAATTCGTGGAACATAAGTGTCAAAGGAGGTGGAATTCCTGAACACAGCTTGTTGATTAATATAGTATCATCGAAAGTAATTCCTGCCATTTTTCGAAAATCTATAAGCCCTTCGATTCCCATCTTTATAAGATCTGTATAAAAAGGTGGGTTTTCTATCTGATCAACAATCCTTATCTGGGCTCGCTCCAGAGTAACGTGTCGGAAATATTGGTGTAAGGATCTTATAGTTTGCGGCGTAAGCGCCGAAGAATGGGGTCGATGCTTATTACGTTGATCGGTTATCCATCGCCGGGCATTCGGGATAAGGAAAACCATCAATGCATTCACGTCCATGACATCTCTCCTAATGCCCGGCCGTAGTTCAAAAACGTCAACCTAACGCGCGCTTAAGCTGCGGGCCGAGGCGGGCGCGCTTTTTCCCGCCGACCGCTCACCAAAAAGCGTGCCCGCCGAAGGAGCCGCCAGCTTCAAGCAGTAGTTGGGGTGCTCCTGCTTCCTGGTGAATGGCACCGACAACCGAAGAACGAACCTGCTTCGTATTGAAGCAGAGCGGTGCACAGATGAAAAGCGATGTCCTGGAACAGAGGATGGTAAGAGATGCAGCGTGCTGAAGGGCGACGATCTGGTTGTTGATGCGGCCTGGTAAACCACAAGACCTCCGGATCAGGTCCAGCTTGGTGGTGTGGCCGATCCCCCTCCGAGAAAGAATCTAAGCCTTAACAAGTCAGCCCAACGCTCAGGCTAAGCTGCGGGGCCACAAGTAGTTAGAAGGGCAGCCGTCAGCTTCAGCCTGTTGTTAGCCAGCGACGAGAAAATATAGGCCTACTCAACTTAGGCACGGTTGAATTATCTGTCAGCTATTATCAATTTTTTTCGTTTACGGATAAATATTAAAATCATTGAAGCTCCCACCGCTATGAATGCACATCCAAGCAATACCCCTTTGATATTATCATCTGAAGACAGATTTATAATATGTACAAAAACCAGTAGGTGTAGTCCAGATATAAATGTGGCTAATCCAATTACGATAGTAAAATATTGTTTCTCAAACATTCTCGACGAAACGATTAACAGTATTAGTCCGAATGCATAGCCACCCAAGATCTGCGCATTGATCATGTTTGTTACAAAATATGGATTCCCTCCCGTGATGCAGAATAAGGCCGCGATGAATAGCACAATGCCAATTACCTTTCTCATTTATCACCTCCATCTCATTATTTGTCTCATTCCAAGTTTATAGATGTCTGGCTAACGCGAATTAGACAGAACCGTGTAAGAACATAAGAAAAAGGGTGAAATGCGGCTGAAAGAGCCATGGTTTTTAATAGGAGGAGACATGTAATTCCAAAAGAAGTCTTTCAAAACCCTATGGATAGGTGGGGGTTCGCAGGTGTGGGGGCGAAGGGATAGACTGCGGAGGGGACAGCCTAATTCAGGAAGGGAAAGGCTGCGGGGACCCTCACGGAAAGTCTGCCGGGCTACNNNNNNNNNNNNNNNNNNNNNNNNNNNNNNNNNNNNNNATCATCGTGGTGTTGACGTCCTTGTGCCCCAGCAGTTCCTGGATGGTCCGGATATCGTACCCGTCTTCGAGAAGGTGCGTCGCGAATGAATGCCGGAAGGTGTGGCAGGAGGCCGGTTTCCGGATGCCCGCCCGTGCTGCAGCGTCCTTCACGGCCCGCTGGAGAACCGTTTCGTGGAGGTGATGCCGGAAGAGTCGCCCCGTGACCGGTTCCTGGAACTGCCGCCGTGCGGGGAAGACCCATTGCCACCCCCACTCCCGGTTGGCGCCGGGGTATTTCTTCTCCAGGTTACCGGGGAGTGTAACGTAGCCGCTTCCGTTTTTCAAATCCTGCTCATGGAGGATCCTGGTTTCCTCCAGGTGGCGCGTCAATCGGGGCACGACGGCCTCCGGCAGGACGGTGACCCGGTCCCGGTTTCCCTTTCCCGCACGGACCGTGATCCGGCGGTAGCCGAAGTCTACGTCCTTGACCCGCAGCCGCAAGGCCTCGAGGAGGCGAAGCCCGGAACCGTACATCAGCATCGCGGCGATCCACTTCTCGCTGTGCAGGTGGACCAGGATCCGTCGCGCCTCCTCCCGCGTCAGCACGACCGGAAGGAGCTTCGGTTTCTTCGCCCGAACGACGTCGTCGAGCCAATCCAGCCTGGTCCCGAGAACGTCGCGATACAGGAAAAGGATCGCGGCCAGCGCCTGGTTCTGGGTCGACGCGGAGACGTTCGACCTGGTGGCCAGACGGGAAAGGAACGCCTCGATCTCGCCCTTCCCCATGTCGCGCGGGTGGCGCATTCCGTGAAAGCGCAAGTACCGTCGGATCCAGGAGACATAGGCCTCTTCGGTCCGTTGGCTGTAGCGGCGGGTCCGAAGCTCGTTCCGGCAATGGTCGAGGAGCTTCGGCTTTCCCGGCGGGGCAGATCGGGAGGAAATGTCCAATGCGGTTCTCCTTTCGTTTATCCTTTGAGAAAGAATCGTTTCCGGAAGATGGGAGCAATCCCCGTGCCGGACGGGCCGGGGACAATCCCGGCGGGAAGTGATATCGTGCGGTGAGGCCGGTCCGGATGGCACCGGCGGGGGCGGTGTGAAGAAAATCCTCTATTTCGACTGCTTCTCGGGAATCGCGGGAGATATGACCTGCGCGGCGCTCCTTGCGCTTTCCGGGGCCGGGAAGGAGCTGCGCAAAGCGTTGCGCGGGCTTCCGGTCCGCGGATACTCCCTGTCCGTCGAGCGCGCCACCTCCTCCGGGATCGCGGGAAACCGGGTGAGCGTCAAGGTCTCCGCTCGGAAGAAGTCGGCGAGACATCTTCCCGAAATCCTCTCCCTCCTGCGTCGTTCGAAATTGCCGGGGGCGGCGCGGGGCCGCGCCGTTTCCTGCTTCGAGCTCCTGGCCGATGCGGAAGCGCAGGTGCACGGAACCACCCGGGACAAGGTGCATTTCCACGAAGTCGGGGCGGTCGACGCCATCGTCGACATCGTCTCCGCATCCTTCCTCTTCGAGCATCTGGGCGCGCCGGAGACCTACTGCTCGGCGCTTCCGGGAGGATCGGGCGAGGCATGGTCCTCCCACGGGAAGATCCCGGTCCCCGGCCCTGCGACCCTTTCCCTGCTCACCGGCGCCAATTGGCGCTTCGGGGAAGGGGAGGGAGAGCTGGTGACTCCCACCGGGGCGGCGCTCCTGCGCGCCTTCGGAGCCTCCTTCGCTCCTCCGCCGGAGATGACGGTCCGGGCGGTCGGAATCGGGGTCGGCCACCGGGAGATCCCCGGCCGCGCTAACATCCTCCGGGTGGTGGAGGGGGAAGCCGTCTCCGGCATCCGGGGGCGCGACCGGGTGCTCGAGATCGAGGCGAACATCGACGACATGAACCCGCAGCGGTTCGAGCTGCTGATGGAGCGGGCCTTCGACGCCGGGGCGCTCGACGTCGTCGTGATCCCGGCCACCATGAAGAAGAACCGACCCGGCTGGGTGCTGCGGATCCTCTGCCCGGAGGAGCGGCTCGAGATCGTCTCCGCGGCGGTCTTCTCCCTCTCCACCGCGATCGGGCTTCGGTACCATGCCTGCGACCGGCTCAAGCTGGTCCGATCGGTGAAGACGGTTTCGACCCGGTTCGGGAAGATCCGCGTCAAGGAGGCGGAGCTTCCCGACGGCTCCGTCCGTCCGGTCCCCGAGTACGACGACGTGAAGAAAATCGTTCGGGCGAGGAAGGCGACCTTCGACGAGGTGGCCGCCGAGGTGGCGAGGAAATGGCGAGGGTAAGAATAGAGTATGCCTGCACCGCCTGCGGGTTCTCCTCCCCGAAGTGGCTGGGGAAGTGTCCCGACTGCGGGCAGTGGGGGTCGATCGTCGAGGAGGTCGCGGCGGGGGAGACGAAGTACCGGGTCGCCCTGGAAGGGGTCCCCGCCTCGAAGCCGATTCCATTGTCGGAGGTGACCGAGTCCGCCTCGCAGCGGAGCGCAAGCGGGATCGCGGAGTTCGACCGGGTGATGGGGGGCGGCCTGGTGCCTGCGTCGGCCACCCTGATCGGCGGCGACCCGGGGATCGGCAAGTCGACCCTCCTCCTCCAGGCGGCGCGCGGGTATGCGCGGGGCGGCAGGAAGGTGCTCTACGTCTCGGGCGAGGAGTCGGAGGCGCAGGTGAAGATGCGCGCCTCCCGCCTCGGCGTTCCGGGAGAGGGGATCTTCCTCCTGGCCGAGACCTCGGTGGAGCGGGTGATCGAGGCGGCCTCGGGCCTTTCCCCCGCGGTGGTGATCGTCGACTCCATCCAGACGATGTTCACCTCCGACCTTCCCGGGGCGCCGGGGTCGGTCGGTCAGGTGCGCGAGAGCGCCGGGCGGCTGGTCTTCTTCGGAAAGAAGACGGGGGTCTCGGTCTTCCTCGTGGGG is part of the Deltaproteobacteria bacterium GWC2_65_14 genome and encodes:
- a CDS encoding TIGR00299 family protein; the protein is MTCAALLALSGAGKELRKALRGLPVRGYSLSVERATSSGIAGNRVSVKVSARKKSARHLPEILSLLRRSKLPGAARGRAVSCFELLADAEAQVHGTTRDKVHFHEVGAVDAIVDIVSASFLFEHLGAPETYCSALPGGSGEAWSSHGKIPVPGPATLSLLTGANWRFGEGEGELVTPTGAALLRAFGASFAPPPEMTVRAVGIGVGHREIPGRANILRVVEGEAVSGIRGRDRVLEIEANIDDMNPQRFELLMERAFDAGALDVVVIPATMKKNRPGWVLRILCPEERLEIVSAAVFSLSTAIGLRYHACDRLKLVRSVKTVSTRFGKIRVKEAELPDGSVRPVPEYDDVKKIVRARKATFDEVAAEVARKWRG